From the Cydia pomonella isolate Wapato2018A chromosome 11, ilCydPomo1, whole genome shotgun sequence genome, one window contains:
- the LOC133522917 gene encoding uncharacterized protein LOC133522917 has protein sequence MAEAVEQLQIFLQNIAKKENYLHSKIDIKPISSEGANYTADLYLVTISEPLKPDIHIFAKTASLNEDARKNNEFLSRVYETEALFYSELAVNFERLYNKCQVPIENRLYIPKYYGHLLVPYQEILVLENLEAKGFKSFDRMKTFNWDYASTAVTQMAKFHALGLALRNENPHEYTRLVSNFKFDVSENQEMMNSLLKLAIENGCEGLKSDHKERLQKYFASTENIATLITTMTKDETFLIHGDFRPSNLMHRRRNGKLEIVPIDYQTLGRGNPVGDLMHLVFSGSDEEFRRLHYQRLMDNYFTQLTLALQQLNVDVEKMYPRETFDADLIKFRPVGLYMSLIMAGVVTVAPEEAPKLDGDLTTLHVKPNQLALDRINGIVKDYVRWGVL, from the coding sequence atggCAGAAGCGGTGGAACAATTGCAGATATTTCTTCAAAATATCGCCAAAAAAGAGAATTATCTACACAGTAAGATTGACATCAAACCAATCTCTTCTGAAGGAGCCAACTACACCGCAGATTTATACCTAGTCACAATTTCAGAACCTCTAAAGCcggatatacatatttttgctaaAACCGCCAGTTTAAATGAGGATGCAAGAAAAAACAATGAATTTCTATCCAGAGTATACGAAACAGAAGCACTTTTTTACTCTGAATTGGCCGTAAACTTTGAAAGACTTTACAATAAGTGCCAAGTACCTATAGAAAACAGGTTGTATATACCCAAATattacgggcatttattagtccCTTACCAGGAGATTCTAGTTCTGGAAAATCTTGAGGCAAAAGGATTTAAGAGTTTTGATAGAATGAAAACTTTCAATTGGGATTATGCATCAACTGCTGTTACGCAGATGGCTAAATTTCATGCTCTTGGATTAGCATTGCGTAATGAAAATCCTCATGAGTACACAAGATTAGTCagcaattttaaatttgatgtaTCCGAGAACCAAGAGATGATGAACTCGCTTTTAAAATTGGCCATTGAGAATGGATGTGAAGGCTTGAAGAGTGATCATAAAGAACGACTGCAAAAGTATTTCGCCTCAACGGAGAATATAGCGACGTTGATAACAACGATGACGAAAGACGAAACATTTTTGATTCATGGAGATTTTAGACCAAGCAATTTGATGCACAGGCGTCGCAACGGAAAGCTGGAAATAGTCCCTATAGACTACCAAACCCTGGGACGTGGCAACCCAGTAGGTGACCTGATGCATTTAGTATTCTCTGGCTCTGATGAGGAGTTCCGTCGTCTCCACTACCAACGGCTCATGGATAACTATTTCACGCAGCTGACCTTGGCGTTGCAGCAACTTAATGTGGATGTAGAGAAGATGTATCCTAGGGAAACCTTTGATGCAGACCTGATTAAGTTCAGACCCGTGGGTCTGTACATGAGTCTGATAATGGCGGGCGTGGTAACAGTGGCCCCAGAAGAAGCGCCCAAGCTGGATGGAGACCTAACCACATTGCATGTCAAGCCCAACCAACTCGCTTTGGATCGCATAAATGGTATCGTTAAAGACTACGTTCGATGGGGAGTTTTGTAA